A region of Deinococcus rubellus DNA encodes the following proteins:
- a CDS encoding heme lyase CcmF/NrfE family subunit, whose product MLNLISFSASPLAALGQIGMLLALAFTLAGLWLSVLGGLRSDPRSTEAARRSVWAVFAFVSLAILALLAALLRDDFSVRYVAEHSMTTSPTWVKVTSLWGALEGSILLWTWLLSAYAFILSLTLRRDALRPWALGAMFVSLLFFVGVVVGVASPFTPLAQIPVQGQGPNPALQNHWMMAVHPVLLYLGFVGLSVPFAYAVAALITGRLSDHWLSVTRRWTLMAWMFLTAAIVAGGWWSYETLGWGGYWAWDPVENASFIPWLLTTAFLHSIQIQEKRNLLRGWNVWLIVLAYASTVLGTFLNRSGIVQSVHAFAGGPVGPVFLGFLALLLVGGVALTAWRTPRLRDLGEAPAPLSREAAFLAGNWLFLVFSAVVLLGTLFPVIVEAVTGRKNSIGAPFFNTFAVPLGLGLLLLMGVGPMLPWRRADGEGLLKALRLPGGSGVLAALVAFGLGVRSVAVLLTLALCVYNVVGLATLTFRAARQRGSVAALLSEQPRRYGAYTAHLGLVVLALGLAFSGAYKQSGETTLNLGQDKQVLGDTLRLESLRQANYAYGSSAIAQIRVDGTLSTPRMNVYAQDPGTTFPTPAVRYSVLGDTYLVTTTIDPKGQWASIRLIKSPLVSWIWVGTLIIVLGAGVTLLAPARPAVRKVTGGAVAAD is encoded by the coding sequence ATGCTCAATCTGATTTCTTTTTCGGCCAGTCCGCTCGCCGCGCTGGGGCAAATCGGGATGCTGCTGGCACTGGCCTTTACCCTGGCGGGGCTGTGGCTCTCGGTGCTGGGCGGTCTCAGAAGCGACCCGCGCAGCACCGAGGCGGCCCGCCGCAGCGTCTGGGCCGTATTCGCCTTCGTCAGCCTGGCGATTCTGGCGCTGCTGGCCGCCCTGCTGCGCGACGACTTCTCGGTGCGTTACGTGGCCGAGCATTCCATGACCACCTCGCCCACCTGGGTCAAGGTGACTTCTCTGTGGGGAGCGCTGGAAGGCAGCATCCTGCTGTGGACCTGGCTGCTCTCGGCCTATGCCTTCATTCTCAGCCTGACCCTGCGGCGCGACGCTCTGCGGCCCTGGGCGCTGGGAGCCATGTTCGTCTCGCTCCTGTTTTTCGTGGGCGTGGTGGTGGGCGTGGCCTCGCCGTTTACTCCGCTGGCGCAGATTCCGGTGCAGGGACAGGGACCGAATCCGGCGCTGCAAAACCACTGGATGATGGCAGTGCATCCGGTCTTGCTCTACCTGGGCTTCGTGGGCCTGAGTGTGCCGTTCGCCTACGCGGTGGCCGCCCTAATCACCGGGCGGCTCTCTGATCACTGGCTGAGCGTGACCCGCCGCTGGACCCTGATGGCCTGGATGTTTCTGACCGCTGCCATCGTCGCGGGCGGCTGGTGGAGCTACGAAACGCTCGGCTGGGGCGGCTACTGGGCCTGGGATCCGGTCGAAAACGCCAGCTTCATTCCCTGGCTGCTGACCACCGCTTTCCTGCACAGCATCCAGATTCAGGAAAAGCGCAACCTGCTCAGAGGCTGGAACGTCTGGCTGATCGTGCTGGCCTACGCCTCCACCGTGCTGGGCACCTTCCTCAACCGCAGCGGCATCGTGCAGAGCGTGCACGCCTTTGCGGGCGGGCCAGTCGGTCCCGTGTTCCTGGGTTTCCTGGCGCTGCTGCTGGTCGGCGGCGTGGCCCTGACCGCCTGGCGTACCCCCAGGCTGCGCGACCTGGGCGAAGCCCCCGCGCCGCTGAGCCGCGAAGCCGCTTTTCTGGCGGGCAACTGGCTGTTTCTGGTGTTCAGCGCGGTGGTGCTGCTCGGCACCCTCTTTCCGGTCATCGTGGAAGCCGTGACGGGCCGCAAGAACAGTATCGGCGCGCCGTTTTTCAACACCTTTGCCGTGCCGCTGGGCCTGGGCCTGCTGCTGCTGATGGGCGTGGGACCGATGTTGCCCTGGCGTCGGGCTGACGGTGAGGGCCTGCTGAAAGCTCTGCGGCTGCCGGGCGGATCGGGCGTGCTGGCGGCACTGGTCGCCTTCGGGTTGGGCGTTCGCAGCGTGGCCGTGCTGCTGACCCTGGCGCTGTGCGTCTACAACGTCGTCGGCCTCGCCACCCTGACCTTCCGGGCGGCGCGGCAACGCGGCAGTGTCGCGGCCCTGCTGAGTGAGCAGCCCCGCCGCTACGGTGCGTACACCGCCCACCTCGGCCTGGTCGTGCTGGCGCTGGGGCTGGCCTTCTCGGGAGCCTACAAGCAGAGCGGCGAAACCACCCTCAACCTCGGCCAGGACAAGCAGGTGCTGGGCGATACCCTGCGGCTGGAAAGTCTGCGGCAGGCCAACTACGCCTACGGATCGAGTGCCATCGCCCAGATTCGGGTGGACGGCACCCTCTCGACGCCGCGCATGAACGTCTATGCCCAGGACCCCGGCACCACGTTCCCCACCCCTGCCGTGCGCTACAGCGTGCTGGGCGACACCTATCTGGTGACCACCACCATTGATCCGAAAGGCCAGTGGGCCAGCATCCGTCTTATCAAGTCGCCGCTGGTGTCGTGGATCTGGGTGGGCACCCTCATCATCGTGCTGGGTGCAGGTGTCACGCTGCTGGCTCCGGCCCGGCCCGCCGTGCGGAAAGTGACCGGCGGCGCGGTGGCGGCAGACTGA
- a CDS encoding HAD-IA family hydrolase — MTTPILKALIFDFDGTILDTETHEFRRWEALYRAHGRELALADWQQGIGTWDAFDPWLGLPDEVQARQTEVHAELRGQIHADIEASDLRPGVRAVLEEARASGLRLALATSSDSQWVTRWLEQHGLLAWFEVLATRGDVARVKPDPELYALAVSRLGLRHEECLAVEDSFNGATAALAAGVGVVVVPNEVTASQPFPPNWPRLEEFTTLGALLESAGFAAPI, encoded by the coding sequence ATGACGACGCCCATCCTGAAAGCCCTCATCTTCGACTTCGATGGCACCATCCTCGACACTGAGACACATGAATTTCGCCGCTGGGAAGCGCTTTACCGCGCGCATGGGCGAGAGCTGGCGCTGGCCGACTGGCAGCAGGGCATCGGCACCTGGGACGCCTTCGACCCCTGGCTGGGCCTGCCGGATGAGGTGCAGGCGCGGCAAACCGAGGTTCACGCTGAGCTGCGCGGGCAGATTCACGCCGACATTGAGGCGTCCGACTTGCGGCCCGGTGTGCGGGCAGTGCTGGAGGAGGCCCGTGCCTCGGGGCTGAGGCTGGCACTGGCGACCAGCAGTGACAGTCAATGGGTCACGCGTTGGCTGGAGCAACATGGCCTGCTGGCCTGGTTCGAGGTGCTGGCGACGCGCGGTGACGTGGCCCGCGTCAAGCCCGACCCGGAACTCTACGCGCTGGCGGTTTCCCGCCTGGGCCTGCGTCACGAGGAGTGCCTGGCCGTCGAGGACAGCTTCAACGGGGCGACGGCGGCGCTGGCGGCGGGGGTCGGCGTGGTGGTGGTGCCCAACGAGGTCACGGCCAGTCAGCCTTTCCCACCGAACTGGCCGCGTCTGGAAGAATTCACGACGCTGGGCGCTCTGCTGGAGAGTGCCGGGTTCGCTGCGCCCATCTGA
- a CDS encoding cytochrome c-type biogenesis protein, producing MVLLSASALAAPLTPTTLTPAQQAQISRIGNSIRCPICRDVLPITESGNEISQQMLAEISAQTRAGQTDTQIYAYFRERYGQRVLLRPSSDWAGTLLWASPVLALLLGGGALAGYLRGGRRAGVSAPNPRPGDSSVQEPGIQHSSAHEPSAEEPEDPYLAEIRANVRAAREQREGT from the coding sequence ATGGTGCTGCTCAGTGCTTCGGCACTGGCCGCCCCCCTGACCCCAACCACACTGACCCCAGCCCAGCAGGCGCAGATCTCACGCATCGGCAACAGCATCCGCTGCCCGATCTGCCGTGACGTGCTGCCGATTACCGAGAGCGGCAACGAGATCAGCCAGCAGATGCTCGCCGAGATCAGCGCCCAGACCCGGGCCGGGCAGACCGACACCCAGATCTACGCCTACTTCCGCGAGCGCTACGGCCAGCGGGTGCTACTCAGGCCGTCGAGCGACTGGGCCGGAACCTTGCTGTGGGCCTCGCCGGTGCTGGCGCTGCTGCTGGGCGGTGGGGCGCTGGCAGGGTATCTGCGCGGCGGGCGGCGGGCGGGTGTGTCGGCCCCGAATCCCAGGCCCGGAGACTCCAGCGTTCAGGAACCTGGCATCCAGCACTCCAGCGCCCATGAACCCAGCGCCGAGGAACCCGAAGACCCCTATCTGGCCGAGATCCGCGCCAATGTTCGGGCGGCCCGTGAGCAGCGGGAGGGGACGTGA
- a CDS encoding LCP family protein — protein sequence MAVRILLLLALAGLLALISPALPALSKYGAFPRTPERPVNLLLAGATPNYDETAAVWPYPAKPEDYSGLTDTIVLAQLRAGGQVEILSIPRDTWVNIPAPNPDKAGYGKINASNPRGGPETLVKAVQNLTGVPIDGYALLSLNALRDLTNASGGVSLDVPERMKYDDNAGHLHVDLQPGMQHLSGAQVEGFLRFRHDNLGDIGRVTRQQLYFQALGHKLTSPLNIWRWPGVVSALDRNTKTDLSRDVVAQVLGALLGGPKINTQTLPGNFGPSGTWTPDRSGIRELVAKSFSDPNDPRSRSVAIANIDAPAGAARALQNKLISDGYSNVWIANLQRVSAPTTFIAGEASAALSTLKADLGYGQVQPAGGAQGADITILLGRDTPVPN from the coding sequence ATGGCCGTTCGTATCCTTTTGCTGCTGGCCCTGGCGGGCTTGCTGGCCCTGATCTCTCCTGCCCTTCCCGCGCTGTCGAAGTACGGCGCGTTTCCCCGCACTCCTGAGCGCCCCGTCAATCTGTTGCTGGCGGGCGCAACTCCCAATTATGACGAGACTGCTGCGGTCTGGCCTTACCCGGCCAAGCCGGAAGATTACAGCGGCCTGACCGACACCATCGTACTGGCGCAGCTCCGGGCGGGCGGCCAGGTCGAGATCCTGAGCATTCCGCGCGACACCTGGGTCAATATTCCTGCCCCCAACCCTGACAAAGCGGGGTACGGCAAGATCAACGCTTCCAATCCGCGTGGTGGCCCTGAAACGCTGGTCAAAGCGGTGCAGAACCTGACCGGCGTGCCGATTGACGGTTACGCCCTGCTGAGCCTCAACGCCCTGCGCGACCTTACCAACGCTTCCGGCGGCGTGAGCCTCGACGTGCCGGAGCGCATGAAGTACGACGACAATGCCGGACATCTGCACGTCGATCTGCAACCCGGCATGCAGCACCTCAGCGGCGCGCAGGTGGAGGGTTTCCTGCGCTTTCGCCACGACAACCTGGGCGACATTGGCCGGGTCACGCGCCAGCAGCTTTACTTTCAGGCGCTGGGCCACAAGCTGACCAGCCCGCTGAATATCTGGCGCTGGCCGGGCGTGGTGAGTGCCCTGGACCGCAACACCAAGACCGATCTCAGCCGGGACGTGGTGGCGCAGGTTCTCGGTGCGCTGCTGGGCGGCCCCAAGATCAATACCCAGACCCTGCCCGGCAATTTCGGCCCGTCCGGTACCTGGACGCCGGACCGCAGCGGGATTCGTGAGCTGGTCGCCAAGTCGTTCAGCGACCCGAATGATCCCAGGAGCCGCAGTGTGGCGATTGCCAACATCGACGCTCCGGCGGGGGCCGCACGCGCCCTGCAAAACAAGCTGATCTCGGACGGCTACAGCAATGTCTGGATCGCCAATTTGCAGCGGGTCAGCGCCCCGACCACCTTCATCGCAGGCGAGGCGAGCGCGGCGCTGAGCACCCTCAAGGCCGATCTGGGCTACGGCCAGGTGCAACCGGCGGGCGGCGCACAGGGAGCCGACATCACCATTCTGCTGGGCCGCGATACCCCGGTGCCCAACTGA
- a CDS encoding TlpA family protein disulfide reductase, translated as MTKLKPTSPWRRFVAPALAFVLVAALGVALLRPKDTSSGTGDPLLGQIAPTFALKTLDGGTLSSAQLKGQPLVLNFWASWCVPCRDEAPLLREVSEKQSAGGLKVVGVLFQDPDLKRMRSFIADYGLAYPNLLDSDLKTSINYGITGVPETFFIGADGVIKSVDRGGLTRERLSAGLKTIGVTF; from the coding sequence ATGACCAAACTCAAACCAACTTCTCCCTGGCGGCGCTTCGTCGCTCCGGCCCTGGCCTTCGTGCTGGTGGCGGCACTGGGTGTCGCCCTGCTCAGGCCCAAGGACACCTCCAGCGGCACGGGTGATCCGCTGCTGGGCCAGATTGCGCCGACTTTCGCACTCAAGACGCTCGACGGCGGCACGCTCAGCTCGGCGCAACTCAAGGGCCAGCCGCTGGTGCTCAACTTCTGGGCCTCGTGGTGCGTGCCGTGCCGCGACGAAGCGCCGCTGCTGCGCGAGGTCAGCGAGAAGCAGAGTGCGGGCGGCCTCAAGGTGGTGGGCGTGCTGTTTCAGGACCCTGACCTCAAGCGGATGCGCAGCTTCATCGCCGACTATGGCCTGGCCTACCCCAACCTGCTCGACAGCGACCTCAAAACGTCCATCAACTACGGCATTACCGGCGTGCCGGAAACCTTTTTTATCGGTGCGGACGGCGTGATTAAGTCGGTGGACCGGGGTGGTCTGACCCGCGAGCGGCTCTCGGCGGGCCTGAAAACCATTGGGGTGACGTTCTAA
- a CDS encoding agmatine deiminase family protein codes for MPHFSPTDPTPHALGFAMPPEWAPHAATWLGWPADDELWFGHLTGVRDEFAQLVRTIAHFEPVQLLVRGEESELDARTRLSGADVTPFPITLHRQALDDVWLRDSGPIFVTRGKQLSLVNWRFNAWGGKFEYEHDNQVPEYVAGALGLAHWDRPEVLEGGGLEVNGAGVGLTTRSCFLTDTRNPGMTEADYAALLKETLGLKKLLWLGGGLENDHTDGHIDTITRFVNESTIVTSVADDSQDANFAVMQRNLAALREMTDLDGQPFRVVELPLPAARLEGAEGRLPPTYANFYIGNGFVVVPQYHDANDKAALEALRPLFPGREVIGLPSRQIIEGGGSFHCVTQQQPVGEAWQGE; via the coding sequence ATGCCGCACTTCTCCCCCACTGACCCCACCCCGCACGCGCTGGGCTTCGCCATGCCGCCCGAGTGGGCCCCCCACGCCGCCACCTGGCTGGGCTGGCCCGCCGACGACGAGCTGTGGTTCGGCCATCTGACGGGCGTGCGCGACGAGTTTGCCCAGCTCGTGCGCACCATCGCCCACTTCGAGCCGGTGCAACTGCTGGTGCGAGGCGAGGAAAGCGAACTGGACGCCAGGACGCGGCTCTCCGGCGCAGACGTCACCCCCTTCCCCATCACGCTGCACCGTCAGGCACTCGACGACGTGTGGCTGCGCGACAGCGGCCCGATCTTCGTGACGCGCGGCAAGCAGCTCTCGCTCGTCAACTGGCGCTTCAATGCCTGGGGCGGCAAGTTCGAATACGAGCACGACAACCAAGTGCCGGAATACGTGGCGGGGGCGCTCGGCCTGGCACACTGGGACCGGCCCGAGGTGCTCGAGGGCGGCGGCCTGGAAGTCAACGGCGCGGGCGTGGGCCTCACCACCCGCTCGTGCTTCCTGACCGACACCCGCAATCCCGGTATGACCGAAGCGGACTACGCAGCGCTGCTGAAGGAAACACTCGGCCTCAAAAAACTGCTGTGGCTCGGCGGCGGTCTGGAAAACGACCACACCGACGGCCACATCGACACCATCACCCGCTTCGTAAACGAAAGCACCATCGTGACCAGCGTGGCGGACGACTCCCAGGACGCCAACTTCGCCGTGATGCAGCGGAATCTGGCGGCACTGAGAGAGATGACCGACCTTGACGGCCAGCCCTTCAGGGTCGTGGAGTTGCCACTGCCCGCCGCCCGGCTGGAAGGGGCTGAGGGACGCTTGCCGCCCACCTACGCCAACTTCTATATCGGCAACGGCTTCGTGGTGGTGCCGCAGTATCACGACGCCAACGACAAAGCGGCGCTCGAAGCGCTCCGGCCCTTGTTTCCGGGCCGCGAGGTCATCGGCCTGCCCAGCCGCCAGATCATCGAGGGCGGCGGCTCATTTCACTGCGTGACGCAGCAGCAGCCGGTGGGCGAGGCTTGGCAGGGCGAGTAA
- a CDS encoding c-type cytochrome, whose product MSVLLVVLLALLATAALLAVISPLRRNAAAAPLDPDAAERLHLEAERDALMTQLVGLSDESRRPDLENRAARNLRALDGLPPPPGRGGTWLPAATGVVLALLVVGVGAVTFVPQWQLAALDSGERLAVKDAVSLPGLQAQAQRSGDKADYLAWGDAAFSASVYDQASAAYASTLKLDPRQPKALRRLGIMLLSGQGRAAPKSEQQASQAFLLVRTAAQLAPNDPESQLLLGYALNNFGENKLALAALERYRNLDPTGRDADDLIATLRASSAQTDPASRVYAANCASCHGASGRGGIGPNLHESRLGRAELQSVIQNGKGSMPAFPNIRGAELSALLTRLEEWEK is encoded by the coding sequence GTGAGCGTCCTGCTGGTGGTCCTGCTGGCGCTGCTGGCCACCGCTGCGCTGCTGGCGGTCATCTCGCCCCTGCGCCGCAACGCTGCCGCCGCCCCCCTCGATCCTGACGCCGCCGAGCGCCTGCATCTGGAAGCCGAGCGCGACGCCCTGATGACCCAACTGGTGGGTCTGAGCGACGAATCGCGCCGCCCGGACCTGGAAAACCGCGCCGCCCGCAATTTGCGCGCCCTCGACGGCCTGCCGCCGCCGCCTGGACGCGGCGGAACCTGGCTGCCTGCCGCCACCGGCGTGGTGCTGGCCCTGCTGGTCGTCGGCGTGGGGGCCGTGACCTTCGTGCCGCAGTGGCAACTGGCGGCGCTCGATTCGGGCGAACGCCTGGCGGTCAAGGACGCCGTCAGCTTGCCGGGCTTGCAGGCGCAGGCGCAGCGCAGCGGCGACAAGGCCGACTACCTGGCCTGGGGCGACGCGGCCTTCAGCGCCAGCGTGTACGACCAGGCCAGCGCCGCCTACGCCAGCACCCTCAAGCTTGATCCCAGGCAGCCCAAAGCGCTGCGGCGGCTGGGCATCATGCTGCTGAGCGGCCAGGGCCGGGCGGCTCCCAAAAGTGAGCAGCAGGCATCGCAGGCGTTTTTGCTGGTCCGCACCGCCGCCCAGCTCGCGCCCAATGATCCGGAAAGTCAGCTTCTGCTCGGCTACGCCCTCAACAACTTCGGTGAGAACAAGCTGGCGCTGGCCGCGCTGGAGCGCTACCGCAACCTCGACCCCACGGGCCGCGACGCCGACGACCTGATCGCCACCCTGCGGGCCAGCAGCGCCCAGACCGATCCGGCCTCCAGGGTGTACGCCGCCAACTGCGCCAGTTGTCACGGCGCGAGTGGGCGCGGCGGCATCGGCCCCAACCTCCACGAGAGCCGTCTGGGCCGCGCCGAGTTGCAGTCGGTGATTCAAAACGGCAAAGGCTCGATGCCCGCCTTCCCCAACATCAGGGGCGCGGAACTGTCGGCGCTGCTGACCCGGCTCGAGGAGTGGGAGAAATGA
- the alr gene encoding alanine racemase, giving the protein MLARSRAEISVSALKHNAALLARQAGAKLIAPVKANAYGHGLKVVVGALRESPDVWGFAVALPREAQALMALEPGKPVLLLTPAAPEEFAELADLGVRLSVSTAAEVAALPGHARVHLKVETGMNRSGARPIEAVRLGQQLADLGMLEGVYTHFARADEPDLSPTHKQLKVFQEVLAQLPPVLAHAANGGGVLGLGPVDTLKLARPGLALYGHAPEHLRDSFALRPALRLTARVGSVHRVYAGEEISYGGLYTAGHDQDIATVQFGYADGYPRNATLKAHCTVGGQMRPVRGRICMDQFMLDVSGLDVKPSDWVEVWSDGPVTLSDVAAWGETVDYEVLTGLGERVERVAVE; this is encoded by the coding sequence ATGCTGGCCCGCTCCCGCGCCGAGATCTCCGTATCTGCCCTGAAACACAACGCCGCCCTGCTCGCCCGGCAGGCAGGCGCGAAGCTGATCGCGCCGGTCAAGGCCAACGCCTACGGGCACGGCCTGAAGGTGGTGGTGGGGGCGCTGCGCGAGTCGCCCGACGTGTGGGGCTTCGCGGTGGCCCTGCCGCGTGAGGCGCAGGCGCTCATGGCCCTGGAACCGGGCAAGCCGGTGCTGCTGCTGACCCCCGCCGCGCCGGAGGAGTTCGCTGAACTCGCCGACCTGGGCGTGCGGCTGAGTGTCAGCACCGCCGCCGAGGTCGCCGCCCTGCCGGGGCACGCCCGCGTTCACCTGAAAGTCGAGACTGGGATGAACCGCAGCGGCGCGAGGCCCATTGAGGCCGTGCGGCTGGGCCAGCAACTCGCCGACCTGGGGATGCTCGAGGGGGTCTACACCCATTTCGCCCGCGCCGACGAACCCGACCTCAGTCCGACCCACAAGCAGCTCAAAGTGTTTCAGGAGGTGCTGGCGCAGCTTCCCCCGGTGCTGGCCCACGCGGCCAACGGCGGCGGCGTGCTGGGCCTGGGTCCGGTGGACACTCTGAAGCTGGCCCGCCCCGGCCTGGCGCTCTACGGCCACGCGCCGGAGCACCTGCGCGATTCGTTCGCGCTGCGCCCGGCCCTGCGTCTCACGGCCCGCGTCGGCTCGGTTCACCGGGTCTACGCCGGGGAAGAGATCAGCTACGGCGGCCTGTATACCGCAGGGCATGACCAGGACATCGCCACCGTGCAGTTCGGGTACGCCGACGGCTACCCGCGTAACGCCACCTTAAAAGCCCACTGCACCGTAGGGGGACAGATGCGCCCGGTGCGGGGCCGCATCTGCATGGACCAGTTCATGCTGGATGTCAGCGGCCTGGACGTGAAGCCAAGCGACTGGGTAGAGGTCTGGAGCGACGGGCCGGTGACGCTCAGCGACGTGGCCGCCTGGGGCGAGACGGTGGACTACGAGGTACTGACTGGCCTGGGCGAGCGGGTGGAGCGGGTGGCGGTGGAGTAG
- a CDS encoding HD domain-containing protein yields MQRDEAHALMTQFTPSESLRRHMLNVEAAMRFYAREWQEDEEQYAVTGLLHDFDYEQYPGEHPFWGVKYLREHTDVGEDVLTAILGHATYSGVARETRLAQTLFAVDELTGLVQAAALVRPDRDVRQVELSSLKKRFKNKAFAGGVNREEVVQGAAELGVDLDTHMANVLRAMGEMSD; encoded by the coding sequence ATGCAGCGCGACGAAGCCCACGCCTTGATGACCCAGTTCACGCCCTCCGAATCGCTGCGGCGGCACATGCTCAACGTGGAGGCGGCCATGCGCTTTTATGCCCGCGAGTGGCAGGAAGACGAGGAGCAGTACGCCGTGACTGGCCTGCTGCACGATTTCGACTACGAGCAGTACCCCGGCGAGCATCCCTTCTGGGGCGTGAAGTACCTGCGCGAGCACACCGACGTGGGTGAGGACGTATTGACGGCCATCCTCGGCCACGCGACCTACAGCGGCGTGGCCCGCGAAACCAGACTGGCCCAGACGCTGTTCGCGGTGGACGAACTCACCGGTCTGGTGCAGGCCGCCGCACTGGTCCGTCCCGACAGGGACGTGAGACAGGTCGAACTCTCCAGCTTGAAAAAGCGCTTCAAGAACAAGGCGTTCGCGGGCGGCGTCAACCGCGAGGAAGTCGTGCAGGGCGCGGCGGAACTCGGCGTCGATCTCGACACCCACATGGCGAACGTGCTCAGGGCGATGGGGGAGATGTCGGACTGA
- a CDS encoding TlpA family protein disulfide reductase: protein MRWPGSADFVHLDPVADPLTWTRPGLVQFFNLECPGCVSRRIPFMKRLHAEFGTSVNLLAIHTSRGHRLYPRGQVKPQLIHFARDYARLPFPVALDLDGSVAEHWQTEGTPHWLAFAPGGELLRSVYGSQEGAQTRLEYLLSEWVG from the coding sequence ATGCGCTGGCCCGGCTCCGCCGATTTCGTGCATCTGGACCCTGTGGCCGACCCGCTGACGTGGACCCGGCCCGGCCTGGTGCAGTTCTTTAACCTGGAATGTCCCGGCTGCGTGTCGCGCCGCATTCCGTTCATGAAACGTCTGCACGCTGAGTTCGGCACGTCGGTCAATCTCCTGGCAATTCATACCAGCCGGGGCCACCGCCTGTACCCGCGCGGGCAGGTCAAGCCGCAACTGATTCACTTTGCCCGTGACTACGCCAGATTGCCGTTCCCGGTGGCCCTCGATCTGGACGGCTCAGTGGCCGAACACTGGCAGACCGAGGGCACGCCGCACTGGCTGGCCTTCGCGCCGGGCGGCGAACTGCTGCGCAGCGTCTACGGCTCGCAGGAGGGCGCACAGACGCGGCTGGAATACCTGCTCTCGGAGTGGGTCGGCTGA
- a CDS encoding GNAT family N-acetyltransferase: MPSWTVRPASPADLLLCAGILEATARDRQARGEALWPPLSLTAERLTRQYPPESFRLGWLEDQAAATMILLGTDPDFWPDAAPEEALYLHKLGVLPGFQGQGLARRMLDDAVREARERDRLFLRLDTAWNRPKLRAIYDAFGFEVRGRKTVHGYDVVLYELRV, encoded by the coding sequence ATGCCCAGTTGGACTGTCCGGCCCGCCAGCCCTGCCGATTTGCTTCTCTGTGCGGGCATTCTGGAGGCCACCGCCCGTGACCGGCAGGCGCGCGGTGAGGCGCTGTGGCCGCCCTTATCGCTCACCGCCGAGCGCCTGACCCGGCAGTATCCGCCGGAGAGCTTCCGCCTCGGCTGGCTGGAGGATCAGGCGGCGGCCACCATGATTCTGCTCGGTACTGACCCCGATTTCTGGCCGGATGCCGCGCCGGAAGAAGCGCTGTATCTGCACAAGCTGGGTGTGCTGCCCGGGTTCCAGGGGCAGGGACTGGCCCGCCGGATGCTCGACGACGCTGTGCGTGAGGCGCGGGAGAGGGACCGTTTATTTTTACGGCTGGATACCGCCTGGAACCGGCCAAAGCTGCGCGCTATCTACGACGCTTTCGGCTTCGAGGTGCGCGGCCGCAAAACGGTGCACGGCTACGACGTGGTGTTGTACGAACTCAGGGTGTAG
- a CDS encoding QcrA and Rieske domain-containing protein: MRSRFPFSACRAALMPTRRQVLEKWWLLPVGATVGVFGYMGYYASRVTFGKEKPGAPAFVAGTAVRVAALSDLGREWAQQEFTYDRRPCLVMHLPAATSGSLNVGGQHYAAFSRTCTHLGCTVNLVKDPEVLAFSFSYRPPDGEPKLGCPCHFSVFDPLQAGEAVFGKARAPLPRVRLEVRGAALWATGIEAAPAVGT, encoded by the coding sequence GTGCGCAGCCGGTTCCCGTTCTCTGCCTGCCGCGCGGCCCTGATGCCCACCCGCCGTCAGGTGCTGGAAAAATGGTGGCTGCTGCCTGTGGGCGCGACGGTGGGCGTGTTCGGCTACATGGGTTACTACGCCAGCCGCGTGACCTTCGGCAAAGAAAAGCCGGGAGCGCCCGCGTTTGTGGCCGGGACAGCCGTTCGCGTCGCGGCATTGAGCGATCTGGGCCGGGAGTGGGCGCAGCAGGAATTCACCTACGATAGGCGGCCCTGCCTGGTGATGCACTTGCCCGCCGCCACCTCTGGCAGTCTGAACGTCGGTGGACAGCACTACGCCGCCTTCAGCCGAACCTGTACCCATCTGGGCTGCACCGTCAACCTGGTCAAAGACCCGGAAGTGCTGGCCTTCAGCTTCAGCTACCGCCCGCCTGACGGTGAGCCGAAGCTGGGCTGCCCGTGCCACTTCAGCGTGTTCGATCCACTGCAAGCGGGTGAGGCGGTGTTCGGCAAGGCCCGCGCGCCGCTCCCCCGCGTGCGGCTGGAAGTGCGCGGCGCAGCGTTGTGGGCGACGGGCATCGAGGCGGCCCCGGCGGTCGGCACCTGA